The genomic interval ATTAAGGACGACATATCGCCGCAATGTAACAGAAGTCACCCATTGTCGTCAATGACGAAGGTAATATAgattaacatattttgattttgttgtatCATTTGAAATGACAACTTGTTAGAGTGACAGTTTGCCGCATTCAGAAAAGTACGTGTCAATAGCGCTTGCGTCCTTGACATTGTcaactttttatgaaaattaaataatgCGTTTGCCCTTTTTGGAACTGATAACGCTATTAAAATACACAAGTATTCTTTTATTTTGTAACATCTATGATTCATTTTCGAGTGTTACTGAGTTTGTAGAACGCAATATTAACTGGATACATTTTCGAGTGTTACTGAGTTTGTAGAACGCAATATTAACTGGATATGGGGAACTACATATGTATTACTGTGAAAAGGATTTTCATCCGAAATCTGTATCCGAATAGTGAATCTCATCCCCCTTTGTTTGGAAAACATTCTTTGACAAGTTACCTATGGAATATGCCAGAGTTTGGTATATAACCTTGTTGAAAAGATATTGATCTCTTTgatcaattttacaaaatgcagTAAGGTTATTTTATCAGATAATGGCATGTTAATAATGTAGCTTGTTGTGGCATCCAACGAAGATTATTTCACAATGAAATGGAATTACTGCAGTATGGTTTGATTCTGTGTACAGCAATTGAATTGGTATTGTTcagatatgtttttaaatatattaagtataaaaccCTACTATATCCGTATAATCATACATTAATTGTATTTGTCCAGCAATGTGATTTTGTCTtagagataatttaatttgttcatttgaagcataaaaaaaatctgacactcATTGTCATTTCAAACCATAGtttattaaactcatccaggAAATTCCTTAGTAActcttatttttttcaaagtatatCACTATCTGTTACAATTTTTCAGTTGCTGATAACACTTCAATTTCTAGCCAAATCTGAGTTCTACAGTGAAGGGGGCATGACTCACGGTGTCTCAAGAAGTTCAGTTTGTAAGAGTATTTGGCAGGTACAAtagttgaacatatttaaaatcaaaattgctTTTTCGAcatggaaaatatatatgttttgcaGTAACACATAGTTTAAAAATATGTTCTGCGTACTCAACAGCTCCCTTAACACTTCACACATTTTTGTGTCGCCTTTTATTATTAAGTAGATGCGACATAAAtggatcacttctccatcgtcttgtctgtccgtccgtctgtcataaATTGTTTCCGGCGCATAACTAATAAAGTATTGAAGATATCAAATTACAACTTTTTACAGTGATACAGCTCAATGAGAGGAAGAGTAGTGACAAGGAACCATAACTCTGGGTGGTCCCATTTTTTAGTTATCACCCATCGTTTGAAAATATACTCATTAGGTGAAACATCCGACTCGCGgagttcttgtttttaaattttatctattCCTCAGCTGTTTCATCTTGTTTTCCATGTTGCTATATATATTTTCACATAGTTTTATCGTAAACATGTGCTATATAACTTATGGTCTCATCAAGTCATTCATCAACATAGCTCATAACATGTTAAGTGTCAGaccaaatgaaatatttataagttatgtacattttatagaGAATATTATTAGAGTTTCGGAAAGAGATTCAGTGAGGCTGATAAACATGTTTGTCTGAGATGTTAACAGAATGTATgatcaaattttaatttgtacGACATTGTGGCTTAAAGGCCCTACAGATGCTTTGCATAAGTCAATCCGTTCACtgcttttaaacaattaatatttacaaGGAACAATTTTTATTATGTAGCTAAATTAAGTGTAATGTCAATTGGTAAATAAATTACTGAACATTCCATCAAAGAGTTATcactttatgttttgttaaaggtGCTAAAAGCTTTAGACCGCCGCTTGAATACTGTGGTATTCCCTACATCAGAGAGAGAACTGGTCCAAGTGAAACAAAAATTTTTGGTATAGCCGGAATTCCAAATGTGATTGGAGCAGTGGATTGCACACACATCGCCATGTTAGCCCCAAGGGAGAGAGAAGACATATATGTGTGTCGGAAAGGATACCATTCCATTAATGTACAAGCTGTTGTAGATGCAAACATGAGGTTACTCTTTTTCTCTTTGTATAAGTTTGTGAAAGAACTGACAAAAAAGCATATCTAATGATTATCTCCAAAGGTGGAGGGATGTTGCTTTGGTGTTGTCTGTCTGTTCTTCTGTTTATCTGTCTGTATCACTTTTCTGACAGGAGATGTTTCTCAGTAACTATTTTGTGGAAtaacatgaaacttaaaataaatgtttcacttttgtaaattatttgaattataatgcaTATAATATCATGTCAAGAGACGAAACAAATTTGAAATCTTAAGTGAGATTATAAAGCAAcgcaacaatttatttttgttaatcctTTACTCTGCTAATCTCTGCTCATTCGAACACAACACTACAGTGTACATACCCTTTATGATTCATGTTTTCTGATTTTATGCGTTTGAAAAGAAAAGCTGAAAACTTTTTTTGTAGATTCACTAACATTGTGGCAAAGTGGCCGGGATCCACACATGACAGTGTAATCTTTGACAACTGTAGCTTGAAGGACTGGCTGGTGGATGGAAGCAAAGGATGGCTACTAGGAGACTCCGGCTATGGACTGAAACCATATCTTCTTACTCCAAAGGTAATTTTTCATCATCATTGACAAACCATTaatgtacataaacatgtatGTTAAAGAGCCAGAGGATATTTGTTGCATTCTGtgcattatcgattttaattcacgagtgatcatagaaaataatattttcacgagtgaattaaaatcgatatttaaccgaatccaataaattttccttttatttaatgcttttgattacagtttatatacattgttaaagagttaaactaaagaattttgctgggataatgacgtcatttcgtcaaaaaagtaaacagtgaaaattatcgataattttcagttaattttcactgtttgaaacagtgaaacaatcagttttaattcactgatatttctctataaaccaccggaaagcataaaataaagtacTTATGGTAATTGTTTAGTTAGATAATCTTGTATAAAGATTGTTAATAATcatgatataaaatgtatttatgagAGTGAGCAATAATACAATGTACTTTTGTGTACAAACATTccttttgttgaaaaaaacaatttcTCTTATTTCCTATTCAACGGTGATTCATATCGTATTTACCAGTCCagtaatgttcaatgtttttcaataacctttttagctcgactatatctatatatacattgtttttttttaatatgctggTAGCTGAATCCAATGAGCAGAGCTGAGATCGCGTTCAACTTGGCCCACAGTCGTTCGAGGATGGTAGTAGAGAGGGCGTTTGGACTGTTGAAGTCACGTTTTAGGTTATTAATGTTATAACAAATagatttgatttttagctccactggccaaaggccagcggggcttatgtcatggtcctttgtccgttgtgcgtgtgtccgtgcgtttacttttcctttaaacatcttctcctaaactactggtccaattctgatgaaatttctcaggaatgttcctggggtgaacctctttcaaatttgttcaaattatgcccctggggtcaaatttgaccctgccctggggggtcacaaaattgaacatatgcttaaataaggcctattttgtgaaaacttcaaaaattttcttgttcataaccatccggcctagggctatcaaatttggtatgtagtgacatctaatagtcctctaccaaatttgttcaaattttatccctggggtcaaatttgaccctgccccaggggtcacaaaattgaacatatgtgttcgtgtgtttgtgtgttgcaTGTGCGAAAAATTGCAATAGTTTCGCGTTTGCTCAATAactttgttatacatgtacagattttaataatacttgttaTGGGTATTAACCATATTATGATGTGTCGTGTGAAAGACTCAATATGCTAATACCTTTCTTGGACAGAAACATAACTTGTTTTGCAACTCTTTCTGATGAAACTGTAAGAGAAAGTACATTGTACTTTACTGTACTTTATATCTCCAATGAAAGCAGGCCAATAATGACATAATGGTATATCCACGTGTTTTCTTCCAGTTAATATATAGTATGGTATATTTGTTGTAGGTGTCTTCACAAAACTGGAGGCTATCTACAATTTTCGCCTCAGAAGATAGCTCTGGTTGTGACTGTATGTGCCAAGCTGCACAATCTGTGTCTGAGTGATGGTTTCCTTGACATTGATGACATTGACGTagaagatgatgatgacaatgtaCAACTGCCACTGGAAAACCCTGACCTGAATGCGTTGCGTGCACGGGCCTTACTGATTGAGAGATTTCACTAAAAAGGGAttctatattaatttaatatagaataccTTTTTCAGGGAAATCGCTCAATCAGTAATGAATTGATTCTCAATAGCATACTGAActgtttaatgtattgttttgttcatttcacTACTAGAGTATTGTTTTATTACTATGTGATACTAGGTGATATTTAgtgttaaaatataagaagtagtTCTAacaatgacacaatattttttgaTAGTTGTTAAAAATTGCAGAGAATTGTAATAACCTTATTAATTTCACACCATATTTAGTACATTTCATTTATAGCAATTTGCTGCTAAAATTGtcatttgatttataatatgaatgttaataaatgtttaaagccacacaccttgaaatgaagtacatgttaataaatacatattgatgcaatttcaaaatgtgcaaaattgtcataaaatctctagccttgttagcaagttatttattgttttttttaatttaaaaaccaaaagtaggatttctatacatatacatacatttcgacaaacgcaattatttttaagttttaaagcgcaaaagagacagatgtctaccttgtaaccaccagatatattcttattggcatagatcaAATATGTTTCTCATTTATCCTTAAacttactatgccatgtatttcatttcaaggtgtgtggctttaaacaatgattatttattgttcattaagcggaaatgaaaacagttttgcAAGAAGTTCTCTGGTTCTTCTTTGCTCTAATAAAATTGCATCGAGTGTCTCATTTTGCTGTCTCAAAAGTTGCAAGACATCTTCATGGTCATCTGAAAAAAAAGGCTTATTTTTagtaaaagaaagaaattcaggCAAAATGGACTTTAACAAAGGTAGGAATaggtaacgactcgccccattaACAACTCGCCTCATAACGACTCGCCCATTGTTAATTGGGCTAGTCGTTACAATACCAATAGAAAAACAACATGACTgcgaaatttaaataaattaacataattcaacagtttatttcttgaaatattaCCATCTTCACTTGTCTTCCGCCTTTTGTTTTTCGTGCTTGGACTGtaataattcaaattaacatacattgaaataatttgttagaCGATTGTTATAATAATTggaataaaacaagggctgtttgtaaaacacacatgccCCCAAAATGGACTGTCAATTGTAGttgtttcaggtcactgtgaccttgaactttgacctagagtcctgaaaatcaataggggtcatctgtcggtcatgaccaacgtcaccatgaactttcctgatcctaacccttagcattcgtgagttatcatccggaaaccattttactgtttcaagtcactgtgaccttgacctttgacctagagtactgaaaatcaataggggtcatctgtcagtcatgaccaatgtccctatgaactttcctgatcccaggcttaagcgttcttcagttatcatccggaaaccatttactgctttaagtcactgtgaccttgaactttgacctagtgacctgaaaatcaatatgggtcatctgccaatcatgatcaatgtacctatgaagtttcatgatcctaggcgtaagcgttcttgagttatcatccggaaaccacttggtggacggacggtccgacggaacatgtgcaaaacaatataccccctcgtcTTCGAAGTAGGGCATAAAACACACCTTATGTTGATTggcaataattacatttttattacagGGATTGTGTggatattaataatatgtattatactGTTGAAATGTTTTCCAAATTAATTGGTTATCTTGTTTCAGTTTAACATTACTGAATGTATCGTATTTATACTAATAGCATATTTTAGTAGTGTTTTGtcacattatttatatgttttagatGCTTTGCTGAATACACACTGTTGTTAACAAATAgatgaaataaaaagaatttgTTATAACGCACTgcacatacatttttgttttttggtttggAGTTGCGACTCCTCCTACCACCTGGGGTTCTAAAGCTACAGTGGGCTCCACACACATCGTACTGCATGATTGACCATGTTGCTCTGCAATCATCGGCTGTTGTGTTCCTGTCATTATTGAAAACAGACAAAATGTTTCTTCAACTCAAGTGCCTTTCAAAACAATGAAGATTAGAAGCACAAGTGCATTTAGCGTTAGCAGCGGGGATAGCAgtaatttttactgtttttgcgaaaacagtactgttttcgttATCTAGTCATACCGGCAGCGGGGTGTCATTAACTGTCACAACGGCGACTGTTTATAGTGGAACGGTATGGTAAATAATATAGCTTATGACAGTAAGTAAAgataacttttttatttgatcATTGCAATAAGGTATGTTACTCACGTTGCACAGCAAACGTGTCCACACCACCGAACCCCACAATCGACTCTTCGCCAATAACCTCTATCATCTATAAGAAATTAGATCTAACTGTACGGTAATCAACAATATAATTTGCATCAAACTTAGGCCTAAAGAAGTTGTATGTTTCCGCTAACCCGACAGACACGAACTTTTTTACCGACCCTTAACTTGTTTTGCCATTTGAAGTCAAGTTTACAGACAAAAAATCAGTTTTTGGTTACATTTGTTAAACTGGAATATTTTATCGATATAATAATTGTGCCATCTtagaattatattaaatgatgtttGCATTGATGTTTTGAACACTTTTGTCAATGGACTTACCTTGTTAGTGGAACACAACGTGTAAAAGTCAAACAAAAGTTCAATGAAAGTTACGAAAacctactttttttatttttggtgatGTTAGCGGAAGTAAAACACAACTTTTTTACGCGTTCAAAAGAGTACAAAACACTTTAATTCTAAATTATATGAAAAGACACTTATGAACCCTATTAATTAATCAAGCAAGTATTTTTTAGATTTCTACGGTAGGAGTATTATTGATTTGACTTTAATGATACACTGcattacataattaatttcatCACAGCTATCAGTCAGATACAGTAATTTACATTTGATATCATTggttatgaataaaaaaacaatattctaAGGTCACTCATCAAATGGAGATATGCTTTGATATAGCTTTCTCTTGGTATAGTCGTGAATACAAATGCATTTACTTTCTCCTCCCACTTCTCCAGTGTGATTGCTGGCCCCCCTCCAGTTTGTTTCATTGATAGGCGCcgttgtctttctttctttctcagTTTTGTTTTCGTGTCGGAAATCTTTTTCCGGATCTCTTCCACTGTTCTTTCTTCTGCTCCCAGTGCGTTTATTCTGCATGAGATTATGTTTACATACGTCTAGCATGTTTAGTGACATTTTAATAAGCTATATCCTTATTTAACAAGAAGCCGTCGGAGACAGATTATgatccccaaagtttttttgtcacaatattgcactatatattcagataaaaggaaacgtctagtagttgggggacaagaattgcactatatgtacagttaatggaaaatttcaaacggccataactctgtgaaaaatcatccgaccagaaccggctgataatatgcacatctcctcttggtagtgaagcttcccataaagtttaattgaattccggtcattaattgctgagaaatagcccggacaaaaattgtgcacggacggacggacacacgcacggacaaacgaagcggcgactatatgctccccccccaaaaaaaaaaaatggggggggggagcataataaattattatggtgTTTTTGAGCGTTTAAACTACAGTAAGCACATGTCacgttgtgtttttttctaatctaaaattgtgttcattgttaagtttcaaagaaaatataataGTGCGCTAGATGATACTCACTGTTCTGCAATTTTTTCCCACGCAAGATCCTTATCTTTTCCAGACAACGTCGATGAAAAATTGCCGTTTATCAACGCATGCTGCTCGATGTAAGCAGCTGCTAACACCTCCGTTTCTATTTTTGTCCAATTCAATTTCCTTTTTTCTCTTTTCTTCTCATTAAGCGTTACCGCATCCATTGTGACAAGTTACAACTTAAACAAGTGCAGACGACACTAGGTGACAACACACTTACGAAAGCAGATGGGTTacataaaacaacaaagtaaaaatagTATAGTTTAACCGTcagagttgttgttgtttgtttacatgtcACCTCCAAGTTGGAGAGGTACCctgggtaccgttttactaaCAATACTTAAGTTTTGCGTAAGTATTGGCGTAAGTTGACAAGTTACGAATAACGTACGCATTTCGTAAGTGCGTTTTACTAACATTGCGTAAGATTGACATCGTACGTAAGTGAAAAAAATGATCGTAACTCTCCAACTTGGAGGTgacatgtaaacaaacaacaacaactctgACGGTTAAACTATActatttttactttgttgttttatgtAACCCATCTGCTTTCGTAAGTGTGTTGTCACCTAGTGTCGTCTGCACTTGTTTAAGTTGTAACTTGTCACAATGGATGCGGTAACGCTTAATGAGAAGAAAAGAGAAAAAAGGAAATTGAATTGGACAAAAATGGAAACGGAGGTGTTAGCAGCTGCTTACATCGAGCAGCATGCGTTGATAAACGGCAATTTTTCATCGACGTTGTCTGGAAAAGATAAGGATCTTGCGTGGGAAAAAATTGCAGAACAGTGAGTATCATCTAGCGCACtattatattttctttgaaacttaacaatgaacacaattttagattagaaaaaaacacaacgtGACATGTGCTTACTGTAGTTTAAACGCTCAAAAAcaccataataatttattatgctcccccccatctttttttttgggggggagcatatagtcgccgcttcgtttgtccgtgcgtgtgtccgtccgtccgtgcacaatttttgtccgggctatttctcagcaattaatgaccggaattcaattaaactttatgggaagcttcactaccaagaggagatgtgcatattatcagccggttctggtcggatgatttttcacagagttatggccgtttgaaattttccattaactgtacatatagtgcaattcttgtccccccaactactagacgtttccttttatctgaatatatagtgcaatattgtgacaaaaaaactttggggatcATAATCCGTCTCCGACGGCTTCTTGTTAAATAAGGATATAGCTTATTAAAATGTCACTAAACATGCTAGACGTATGTAAACATAATCTCATGCAGAATAAACGCACTGGGAGCAGAAGAAAGAACAGTGGAAGAGATCCGGAAAAAGATTTCCGACACGAAAACAAAActgagaaagaaagaaagacaacgGCGCCTATCAATGAAACAAACTGGAGGGGGGCCAGCAATCACACTGGAGAAGTGGGAGGAGAAAGTAAATGCATTTGTATTCACGACTATACCAAGAGAAAGCTATATCAAAGCATATCTCCATTTGATGAGTGACCTtagaatattgtttttttattcataaccAATGATATCAAATGTAAATTACTGTATCTGACTGATAGCTGTGatgaaattaattatgtaatgCAGTGTATCATTAAAGTCAAATCAATAATACTCCTACCGTAGAAATCTAAAAAATACTTGCTTGATTAATTAATAGGGTTCATAAGTGTCTTTTCATATAATTTAGAATTAAAGTGTTTTGTACTCTTTTGAACGCGTAAAAAAGTTGTGTTTTACTTCCGCTAACatcaccaaaaataaaaaaagtaggtTTTCGTAACTTTCATTGAACTTTTGTTTGACTTTTACACGTTGTGTTCCACTAACAAGGTAAGTCCATTGACAAAAGTGTTCAAAACATCAATGCaaacatcatttaatataattctaAGATGGCACAATTATTATATCGATAAAATATTCCAGTTTAACAAATGTAACCAAAAACTGATTTTTTGTCTGTAAACTTGACTTCAAATGGCAAAACAAGTTAAGGGTCGGTAAAAAAGTTCGTGTCTGTCGGGTTAGCGGAAACATACAACTTCTTTAGGCCTAAGTTTGATGCAAATTATATTGTTGATTACCGTACAGTTAGATCTAATTTCATATAGATGATAGAGGTTATTGGCGAAGAGTCGATTGTGGGGTTCGGTGGTGTGGACACGTTTGCTGTGCAACGTGAGTAACATACCTTATTGCAATgatcaaataaaaaagttatcTTTACTTACTGTCATTAGCTATATTATTTACCATACCGTTCCACTATAAACAGTCGCCGTTGTGACAGTTAATGACACCCCGCTGCCGGTATGACTAGATaacgaaaacagtactgttttcgcaaaaacagtaaaaattacTGCTATCCCCGCTGCTAACGCTAAATGCATTTGTGCTTCTAATCTTCATTGTTGTGAAAGGCACTTGAGTTGAAGAAACATTTTGTCTGTTTTCAATAATGACAGGAACACAACAGCCGATGATTGCAGAGCAACATGGTCAATCATGCAGTACGATGTGTGTGGAGCCCACTGTAGCTTTAGAACCCCAGGTGGTAGGAGGAGTCGCAACTccaaaccaaaaaacaaaaatgtatgtgcAGTGCGTTATAAcaaattctttttatttcatcTATTTGTTAACAACAGTGTGTATTCAGCAAAGCatctaaaacatataaataatgtgaCAAAACACTACTAAAATATGCTATTAGTATAAATACGATACATTCAGTAATGTTAAACTGAAACAAGATAACCAATTAATTTGGAAAACATTTCAACagtataatacatattattaatatccACACAATCCctgtaataaaaatgtaattattgccAATCAACATAAGGTGTGTTTTATGCCCTACTTCGAAGacgaggggggtatattgttttgcacatgttccgtcggaccgtccgtccaccaagtggtttccggatgataactcaagaacgcttacgcctaggatcatgaaacttcataggtacattgatcatgattggcagatgacccatattgattttcaggtcactaggtcaaagttcaaggtcacagtgacttaaagcagtaaatggtttccggatgataactgaagaacgcttaagcctgggatcaggaaagttcatagggacattggtcatgactgacagatgacccctattgattttcagtactctaggtcaaaggtcaaggtcacagtgacttgaaacagtaaaatggtttccggatgataactcacgaatgctaagggttaggatcaggaaagttcatggtgacgttggtcatgaccgacagatgacccctattgattttcaggactctaggtcaaagttcaaggtcacagtgacctgaaacaaCTACAATTGACAGTCCATTTTGGGggcatgtgtgttttacaaacagcccttgttttattccAATTATTATAACAATCGtctaacaaattatttcaatgtatgttaatttgaattattaCAGGAGTCCAAGCACGAAAAACAAAAGGCGGAAGACAAGTGAAGATGGtaatatttcaagaaataaactgttgaattatgttaatttatttaaatttcgcAGTCATGTTGTTTTTCTATTGGTATTGTAACGACTAGCCCAATTAACAATGGGCGAGTCGTTATGAGGCGAGTTGTtaatggggcgagtcgttacctATTCCTACCTTTGTTAAAGTCCATTTTGCCTGAATTTCTTTCTATTACTAAAAATAAGCCTTTTTTTTCAGATGACCATGAAGATGTCTTGCAACTTTTGAGACAGCAAAATGAGACACTCGATGCAATTTTATTAGAGCAAAGAAGAACCAGAGAACTTCTTgcaaaactgttttcatttccgcttaatgaacaataaataatcattgtttaaagccacacaccttgaaatgaaatacatggcatagtaagtTTAAGGATAAATGAGAAACATATTtgatctatgccaataagaatatatctggtggttacaaggtagacatctgtctcttttgcgctttaaaacttaaaaataattgcgtttgtcgaaatgtatgtatatgtatagaaatcctacttttggtttttaaattaaaaaaaacaataaataacttgctaacaaggctagagattttatgacaattttgcacattttgaaattgcatcaatatgtatttattaacatgtacttcatttcaaggtgtgtggctttaaacatttattaacattcatattataaatcaaatgaCAATTTTAGCAGCAAATTGCTATAAATGAAATGTACTAAATATGGTGTGAAATTAATAAGGTTATTACAATTCTCTGCAATTTTTAACAACTAtcaaaaaatattgtgtcattgtT from Dreissena polymorpha isolate Duluth1 chromosome 1, UMN_Dpol_1.0, whole genome shotgun sequence carries:
- the LOC127849116 gene encoding putative nuclease HARBI1, with the translated sequence MLAPREREDIYVCRKGYHSINVQAVVDANMRFTNIVAKWPGSTHDSVIFDNCSLKDWLVDGSKGWLLGDSGYGLKPYLLTPKLNPMSRAEIAFNLAHSRSRMVVERAFGLLKSRFRCLHKTGGYLQFSPQKIALVVTVCAKLHNLCLSDGFLDIDDIDVEDDDDNVQLPLENPDLNALRARALLIERFH
- the LOC127849105 gene encoding uncharacterized protein LOC127849105; the protein is MDAVTLNEKKREKRKLNWTKIETEVLAAAYIEQHALINGNFSSTLSGKDKDLAWEKIAEQINALGAEERTVEEIRKKISDTKTKLRKKERQRRLSMKQTGGGPAITLEKWEEKMIEVIGEESIVGFGGVDTFAVQRTQQPMIAEQHGQSCSTMCVEPTVALEPQVVGGVATPNQKTKMYVQCVITNSFYFIYLLTTVCIQQSI
- the LOC127849088 gene encoding uncharacterized protein LOC127849088 isoform X2 — translated: MDAVTLNEKKREKRKLNWTKMETEVLAAAYIEQHALINGNFSSTLSGKDKDLAWEKIAEQINALGAEERTVEEIRKKISDTKTKLRKKERQRRLSMKQTGGGPAITLEKWEEKMIEVIGEESIVGFGGVDTFAVQRTQQPMIAEQHGQSCSTMCVEPTVALEPQVVGGVATPNQKTKMSPSTKNKRRKTSEDDDHEDVLQLLRQQNETLDAILLEQRRTRELLAKLFSFPLNEQ
- the LOC127849088 gene encoding uncharacterized protein LOC127849088 isoform X1, which produces MDAVTLNEKKREKRKLNWTKMETEVLAAAYIEQHALINGNFSSTLSGKDKDLAWEKIAEQINALGAEERTVEEIRKKISDTKTKLRKKERQRRLSMKQTGGGPAITLEKWEEKMIEVIGEESIVGFGGVDTFAVQRTQQPMIAEQHGQSCSTMCVEPTVALEPQVVGGVATPNQKTKMSPSTKNKRRKTSEDDDHEDVLQLLRQQNETLDAILLEQRRTRELLAKLFSFPLNEQ